A section of the Methanocaldococcus sp. FS406-22 genome encodes:
- a CDS encoding SWIM zinc finger domain-containing protein: MNYDQKIIERGKLYYRNNLVKYCIKYKNFLFGEVIGSETYKVKVDLDDNYFGLCTCPYKYNCKHAYALIEAYKNNNYIDAEKIFKEIENKPKEEILEVLKNLIIKYYLWDEFLDTNSLLNKAIGLIKLIPLEKKNIHTFKSFLRNQFVKNADDEELIKIIDEMIKADLDFNNSDIIEALTIILDEIFKRENKGIIKKLINLYRKYKKELWIVGDYLIIHYDNYFDYEG, translated from the coding sequence ATGAACTACGACCAAAAAATAATAGAAAGGGGGAAATTATATTACAGAAACAATTTGGTGAAATACTGTATAAAATACAAAAATTTTTTGTTTGGGGAGGTTATAGGTTCAGAGACATACAAAGTTAAAGTTGATTTAGATGATAACTATTTTGGTTTATGCACCTGTCCATACAAATACAACTGCAAACACGCCTATGCCCTAATTGAAGCGTATAAAAACAACAACTACATAGATGCTGAAAAAATTTTTAAAGAAATAGAAAATAAACCCAAAGAAGAAATTTTAGAAGTTTTAAAAAATCTAATCATTAAATATTATCTATGGGATGAGTTTTTAGATACAAATAGTTTGTTAAACAAAGCTATTGGGTTAATAAAACTAATTCCATTAGAAAAAAAGAATATCCACACATTTAAATCATTTTTAAGGAATCAGTTTGTTAAAAATGCTGATGATGAGGAATTAATAAAAATTATTGATGAAATGATAAAGGCAGATTTGGATTTTAATAATTCTGATATTATAGAAGCATTAACAATAATATTAGACGAAATCTTCAAAAGAGAAAATAAAGGAATCATAAAAAAGCTTATAAATTTATATAGGAAGTATAAAAAAGAGTTATGGATTGTTGGAGATTATTTAATTATACATTACGATAATTACTTTGATTATGAGGGTTAG
- the rnz gene encoding ribonuclease Z, with amino-acid sequence MKLIFLGTGAAVPSKNRNHIGIAFKFGGEVFLFDCGENIQRQMLFTEVSPMKINHIFITHLHGDHILGIPGLLQSMGFFGREKELKIFGPEGTKEVIENSLKLGAHYIEFPIKVYEIYAKEPITVYNEENYEIIAYPTEHGIPSYAYIFKEIKKPRLDIEKAKKLGVKIGPDLKKLKNGEAVKNIYGEIVKPEDVLLPPKKGFCLAYSGDTIPLEDFGKYLKELGCDVLIHEATFDDFSKDIAKENMHSTIGDAVNIAKLADVKILILTHISARYDKEEYFNLYKMNVKQYNESFKIIISEDFMVYDIKKEIVEVKK; translated from the coding sequence ATGAAACTGATATTCTTAGGAACTGGGGCGGCAGTTCCATCAAAAAATAGGAATCATATAGGGATAGCATTTAAATTTGGAGGAGAGGTTTTTTTATTTGATTGTGGTGAAAATATTCAAAGGCAGATGCTTTTTACTGAAGTATCACCAATGAAAATTAACCATATATTTATAACTCATCTACATGGAGACCATATACTAGGCATTCCAGGACTTTTACAGAGTATGGGATTTTTTGGAAGAGAGAAAGAGCTTAAAATCTTCGGCCCTGAAGGAACAAAGGAAGTTATAGAGAACTCATTAAAGCTTGGAGCTCATTATATAGAATTTCCAATAAAAGTCTATGAAATTTATGCAAAAGAGCCAATAACTGTTTATAATGAAGAAAATTATGAGATAATTGCCTATCCAACTGAACACGGCATTCCTTCTTATGCATACATATTTAAAGAGATAAAAAAACCACGTTTAGATATTGAGAAAGCTAAAAAGCTTGGAGTTAAGATAGGGCCGGATTTAAAAAAACTAAAAAATGGAGAGGCTGTTAAAAATATTTATGGAGAAATTGTAAAGCCAGAAGACGTTTTGTTACCTCCAAAAAAAGGATTTTGTTTAGCTTACAGCGGAGATACCATTCCATTAGAAGATTTTGGAAAATATTTGAAAGAGTTGGGATGTGATGTCTTAATTCATGAAGCGACATTTGATGATTTTTCCAAAGATATTGCCAAAGAGAATATGCACTCTACAATAGGAGATGCTGTCAATATAGCAAAATTGGCAGATGTAAAAATTTTAATTTTGACTCATATCTCAGCAAGGTATGATAAGGAGGAGTATTTCAACTTATATAAAATGAACGTTAAACAGTATAATGAGAGCTTTAAGATTATTATCAGTGAAGATTTCATGGTTTATGATATAAAAAAAGAAATTGTAGAGGTGAAAAAATGA
- a CDS encoding M20 family metallopeptidase, with amino-acid sequence MDYLKILEDLVKIRTDNRIGVKKAFKYLSNLFNNLGIKNTTIENCFVAYKEKENFDLILNSHIDTVKVQSNFKKDDNNFYGTGVIDAKGNVVLMIHAFLNSNNSLLVISPDEETESNGIYNFCQYLRNKNKIKKDIKCIVGEPTDLKVCIGHKGRFEYIVEAFGKARHASSQGLNPIEILSRVILDLRQMPLEKIKVDKIYSSSITPTIIKGGIQSNIIPDYAYVLFDVRSVEKDIIKKIDNFLSQKHYSKHIKSGLNPGRHYADFYMLENKELIDKLSKHFKISFFNATCEAYYFNKFLKADTVIYGVGRLELAHSKEEYLNLNDFDKGIKEVEKLAELMLS; translated from the coding sequence ATGGATTATTTAAAAATCTTAGAGGATTTAGTAAAAATCAGAACTGACAATAGAATTGGTGTTAAAAAGGCATTTAAATATTTATCTAATCTTTTTAATAACTTAGGAATAAAGAATACTACCATTGAGAATTGTTTTGTAGCTTATAAAGAAAAAGAAAACTTTGATTTGATATTAAATTCACATATAGACACTGTAAAAGTCCAATCAAATTTTAAAAAGGATGATAACAATTTTTATGGAACTGGAGTTATAGATGCCAAAGGGAATGTAGTTTTAATGATTCATGCTTTTTTAAATAGTAATAATTCTTTGTTGGTTATATCTCCAGATGAAGAAACAGAATCAAATGGAATCTATAATTTTTGTCAATATTTGAGGAATAAAAATAAAATTAAGAAAGATATTAAATGCATAGTTGGAGAGCCAACAGATTTGAAAGTTTGTATTGGACATAAGGGGAGGTTTGAGTATATTGTTGAGGCATTTGGTAAAGCGAGGCATGCTTCATCTCAAGGCCTAAATCCAATAGAAATCTTAAGCAGAGTTATCTTAGATTTAAGACAAATGCCTTTGGAAAAGATTAAAGTTGATAAAATCTACAGTTCTTCAATAACTCCAACCATAATAAAAGGCGGAATTCAAAGTAATATAATTCCTGACTATGCTTATGTCTTATTTGATGTTAGGAGTGTTGAGAAGGATATAATAAAAAAGATAGACAATTTTTTATCTCAAAAACATTACTCAAAGCATATAAAAAGTGGATTAAATCCAGGAAGACATTATGCTGATTTCTACATGCTTGAAAATAAAGAGTTGATAGATAAGTTGTCTAAACACTTTAAAATATCCTTTTTCAATGCCACCTGTGAAGCATATTACTTCAACAAATTTTTAAAGGCAGATACTGTTATTTATGGCGTTGGAAGATTAGAGCTTGCCCATTCTAAAGAAGAGTATTTAAATTTAAATGATTTTGACAAAGGAATTAAAGAAGTAGAGAAGCTTGCAGAATTGATGTTAAGTTAA
- a CDS encoding helix-turn-helix domain-containing protein: protein MSKLLLKTPCTTWTFDSLMACVFGIKVSDVKVYFDILKNGPSKINDIAERINRDRSTVQRSVQNLMNAGLVKRKQVNIKDGGYYYVYEAIPFEETKKIIKKTMEEWCNNMKKWVEELEFEDVVKEYLENEE, encoded by the coding sequence ATGAGCAAACTTTTATTAAAGACTCCATGCACAACTTGGACGTTTGATAGCTTAATGGCATGTGTTTTTGGTATAAAGGTTTCTGATGTTAAAGTTTATTTCGATATTTTAAAAAACGGCCCATCAAAAATAAACGACATTGCTGAGAGAATTAATAGGGATAGAAGTACGGTTCAAAGGTCTGTCCAAAATTTAATGAATGCAGGTTTAGTTAAGAGAAAGCAAGTAAATATAAAAGATGGAGGATATTATTACGTTTATGAAGCAATTCCATTTGAAGAAACCAAAAAGATTATAAAAAAGACCATGGAAGAGTGGTGCAACAATATGAAAAAATGGGTTGAAGAATTGGAATTTGAAGATGTTGTTAAAGAATATTTAGAAAATGAAGAATAA
- a CDS encoding DEAD/DEAH box helicase: MFIEHPLIKSKTLEARLYQQIIAANALKKKTLCVLSTGLGKTAIAILVIAGILTKKDGKILILAPSRPLVEQHYNRLKEVLNIDEDKIIALTGKIQPKKRVELYKKGKIFIATPQVIENDIIAGRINIDEFVLLIADEAHHTTGDHAYAFVAKKFKDKCHVLGLTASPGSDIDRVMEICENLGIEHVEVRTEDDEDVKPYIAKVKLTPIRIDLPDEFKRALKLINEALKERLKILKDAGVIDSISNTTKTELIELNNKLFSYDEEVKYELIRVCSEALKLMHAKELLESQGKSVFLNYINKLSMQRTKSAKSIVNDEKVREAVNLLMKSNVEHPKLDKVVDIVKGILQKNEDERIIIFAQYRDTVEKIVNLLTQNGIKAIRFIGQANKEGKGMSQKEQIEAIEKFKKEGSVLVSTSVSEEGIDIPTVNYIIFYEPVPSEIRFIQRRGRAMRGEGGKVYVLIAKGTADEAYYRSALYREKEMKRLLKNMCYLLNKRLQKKFEEEREEETKKEIKEIKEADIEDTHPIFKTATKEEIKKEEEKAKKPVTILDFIKQIEVKEKSKSEEDKIKQDIKVPKKPIKIIVDVREKNMAKLLHNYANIELKTLEVGDYVLSDRVVVERKTAEDFVNSIIDKRLFSQLKNLRKVEKPLLIVEGDNFGRIHENALRGAILSIILDFGIPIIFTKNAEETADLLIKIAEKEQLKEKRAVMVRYGKTTMSLKEQQKFIVESLPDVGGALAERLLKHFKTVERVFTAKEEELMKVEGVGKERAKKIREVLTAEYEG, from the coding sequence ATGTTTATTGAGCATCCATTAATAAAATCAAAAACTTTGGAGGCAAGATTGTATCAGCAGATTATAGCAGCAAATGCCTTAAAGAAAAAGACATTATGTGTTTTATCAACAGGTTTAGGGAAGACAGCTATAGCTATATTGGTTATAGCAGGAATTTTAACAAAAAAAGATGGGAAAATTTTAATCTTAGCCCCTTCAAGACCCTTAGTTGAGCAGCATTATAACAGACTAAAAGAGGTTTTAAACATTGATGAGGATAAAATAATTGCCCTAACTGGAAAAATTCAGCCAAAAAAAAGAGTTGAATTATATAAAAAAGGGAAAATCTTCATAGCTACTCCCCAAGTCATAGAAAACGATATTATAGCTGGAAGAATAAACATTGATGAGTTTGTTTTATTGATAGCTGATGAAGCTCACCACACAACAGGAGACCATGCCTATGCCTTTGTAGCAAAAAAATTTAAAGATAAGTGCCATGTTTTAGGATTAACCGCCTCTCCAGGTTCTGATATTGATAGAGTAATGGAAATATGTGAAAACTTAGGGATTGAGCATGTTGAAGTTAGAACTGAAGATGATGAGGATGTAAAGCCATATATTGCTAAAGTGAAATTAACTCCAATTAGAATTGATTTACCAGATGAATTTAAAAGAGCGTTAAAATTGATAAATGAAGCTTTAAAGGAGAGATTAAAGATATTGAAAGATGCTGGAGTTATAGACTCTATCTCAAATACAACAAAAACAGAACTTATTGAATTAAATAATAAACTATTTTCTTATGATGAGGAAGTGAAGTATGAGCTTATAAGAGTTTGCTCAGAGGCTTTAAAGTTGATGCATGCTAAAGAACTTTTAGAAAGTCAGGGAAAGAGTGTATTTCTAAACTATATAAATAAATTATCCATGCAGAGAACAAAATCAGCTAAATCTATTGTTAATGATGAAAAAGTTAGAGAGGCGGTTAATTTATTAATGAAATCTAATGTTGAGCATCCAAAATTAGACAAGGTTGTTGATATAGTTAAAGGTATTTTACAAAAAAATGAAGATGAAAGAATTATTATCTTTGCCCAATATAGAGATACTGTAGAGAAGATAGTTAATCTCTTAACCCAGAATGGGATTAAGGCAATAAGATTTATAGGGCAGGCAAATAAAGAAGGAAAGGGGATGAGTCAAAAAGAGCAGATAGAAGCGATAGAGAAATTTAAAAAAGAGGGAAGTGTTTTGGTATCAACAAGTGTCTCTGAAGAAGGGATTGATATTCCAACGGTAAATTACATTATATTCTATGAGCCGGTTCCTTCAGAGATTAGATTTATTCAGAGAAGAGGTAGGGCAATGAGAGGAGAAGGAGGAAAAGTTTATGTTTTAATAGCTAAGGGAACGGCTGATGAAGCATACTATAGAAGTGCTTTATACAGAGAGAAAGAGATGAAGAGATTATTAAAAAATATGTGTTATTTGTTAAATAAGAGGTTACAGAAAAAATTTGAAGAAGAGAGAGAAGAAGAAACAAAAAAAGAGATAAAAGAAATAAAAGAAGCAGATATTGAAGATACCCACCCAATTTTCAAAACTGCAACAAAAGAAGAAATTAAAAAAGAGGAAGAAAAAGCCAAAAAACCAGTAACAATATTAGATTTTATTAAACAGATTGAAGTTAAGGAAAAATCTAAATCAGAGGAAGATAAAATAAAGCAAGATATAAAAGTCCCAAAAAAACCAATAAAAATTATTGTAGATGTTAGAGAAAAAAATATGGCTAAGCTTTTACATAACTATGCAAACATTGAGCTAAAAACCTTAGAAGTTGGAGATTATGTTTTGAGTGATAGAGTTGTTGTTGAGAGAAAAACAGCCGAGGATTTTGTAAATTCAATAATTGATAAAAGATTATTTAGCCAGCTAAAAAACCTCAGAAAGGTTGAAAAGCCATTATTGATAGTTGAAGGAGATAACTTTGGTAGAATTCATGAAAATGCTCTTAGAGGAGCTATTTTATCAATAATATTGGATTTTGGTATCCCAATAATATTTACAAAAAATGCTGAAGAAACAGCAGATTTGTTAATAAAGATTGCAGAGAAAGAGCAATTAAAAGAAAAAAGGGCTGTTATGGTAAGATATGGAAAAACTACTATGTCTTTAAAGGAACAGCAGAAATTCATTGTTGAAAGTCTGCCAGATGTTGGTGGAGCGTTAGCTGAAAGGCTGTTAAAGCACTTTAAAACTGTTGAAAGAGTATTTACAGCAAAAGAGGAAGAGTTAATGAAGGTTGAGGGTGTTGGAAAAGAGAGGGCTAAGAAGATTAGGGAGGTTTTAACAGCAGAATATGAGGGATAA
- the npdG gene encoding NADPH-dependent F420 reductase: MKIAILGGTGDQGFGLALRLAKNNKIIIGSRKKEKAEEAAKKAKEILNQRGIEADIIGLENKEAAKEGDVVILSIPYEYTLSTIKQLKEDLKGKIVVSIGVPLATAIGDKPTRLLFPPDGSVAEMVQNVLKESKVVSAFQNVCHAVLEDLDNPVDCDILVCGNDEEAKKVVIDLANQIDGVRAIDCGNLEKSRIIEAITPLLIGLNIKYKSKGTGIRITNLEI, translated from the coding sequence ATGAAAATAGCGATATTGGGAGGAACTGGAGACCAAGGATTTGGTTTAGCTTTAAGATTGGCTAAAAATAATAAGATAATCATAGGTTCAAGAAAGAAAGAAAAAGCAGAAGAAGCCGCTAAAAAAGCTAAAGAAATATTAAATCAGAGAGGAATTGAGGCAGATATCATTGGCTTAGAAAATAAAGAGGCAGCAAAAGAAGGAGATGTCGTTATCCTTTCAATACCTTATGAATACACTCTATCAACAATAAAACAATTGAAAGAAGATTTAAAGGGGAAGATAGTAGTTTCTATTGGTGTTCCTTTAGCAACAGCTATTGGAGATAAACCAACAAGGTTGTTGTTTCCTCCAGATGGCTCAGTTGCTGAAATGGTTCAAAATGTATTAAAAGAGAGTAAGGTAGTTAGTGCATTTCAAAATGTTTGTCATGCTGTTTTGGAAGATTTAGATAATCCAGTTGATTGTGATATCTTAGTTTGTGGAAATGATGAGGAGGCAAAGAAAGTTGTTATTGATTTAGCTAATCAAATAGATGGAGTTAGGGCAATTGATTGTGGTAATTTAGAAAAATCAAGAATTATTGAGGCAATAACACCATTATTAATTGGATTAAATATAAAATATAAGTCAAAAGGAACAGGAATTAGAATTACAAATTTAGAAATTTAA
- a CDS encoding DUF192 domain-containing protein, with protein MQNKKIKKVRVGELEFDVVLADNFIKRAFGLMLRDIGDKAMLFLYKRRKIAMHTFFMLYPIDVIFIDKDVVVEAVRLKPWKTYKCKNYSTAMLEFKCRDVELNKLIGKKVEFMRG; from the coding sequence ATGCAAAATAAGAAAATTAAAAAAGTTAGAGTTGGGGAATTAGAATTTGATGTTGTATTAGCAGATAATTTTATTAAAAGAGCTTTTGGTTTAATGCTTAGGGATATTGGAGATAAAGCTATGCTATTCCTATACAAAAGAAGAAAAATAGCTATGCACACATTCTTTATGCTTTATCCTATTGATGTAATTTTTATTGATAAAGATGTGGTTGTTGAAGCTGTAAGATTAAAACCATGGAAAACCTACAAATGCAAAAATTACTCAACGGCAATGCTTGAATTTAAGTGTAGAGATGTTGAGCTAAATAAGCTTATTGGGAAAAAAGTAGAATTTATGAGAGGATAA
- a CDS encoding ATP-dependent Clp protease proteolytic subunit gives MTSMDMLFFLFIFLLFIYPEMMLRYRIMRRLRCIREIERERGTRVIAMIHRQEALTFLGIPIYKFITIEDSEEILRAIRLTPEDMPIDLIIHTPGGLALASEQIALALKEHKAKTTVIIPHYAMSGGSLIALAADEIIMDKNAVMGPVDPQIGQYPAASILEAYYRKGEKVDDETLILVDISKKAIKQMEEFVYELLKDKYGDEKAKEIAKKLTSGTWTHDYPLTVNKLKELGIEVNTNVPRKVYELLELYPQPMGAKPSVYYIPIPYSKKESEKNAK, from the coding sequence ATGACATCGATGGATATGCTTTTCTTCTTATTCATATTCCTATTGTTTATTTATCCAGAGATGATGTTGAGATATAGGATAATGAGAAGGTTGAGATGTATAAGGGAGATAGAGAGAGAAAGAGGAACGAGAGTTATAGCTATGATACATAGGCAAGAAGCATTAACATTCTTAGGAATACCGATATATAAATTTATCACTATTGAAGATAGTGAAGAGATTTTAAGAGCTATTAGATTAACACCAGAAGATATGCCTATTGATTTAATCATCCATACACCTGGAGGTTTAGCTTTAGCGAGTGAGCAGATAGCTTTAGCTTTAAAAGAACATAAAGCTAAAACAACAGTTATAATCCCACATTATGCTATGAGTGGAGGTAGTTTAATAGCCTTAGCGGCTGATGAAATAATTATGGATAAAAATGCTGTTATGGGGCCAGTAGACCCTCAAATTGGGCAGTATCCTGCCGCATCTATCTTAGAAGCATACTATAGAAAAGGAGAGAAGGTAGACGATGAGACATTAATATTGGTTGATATATCAAAAAAGGCAATTAAACAGATGGAAGAGTTTGTTTATGAGTTGTTGAAAGATAAATATGGGGATGAAAAAGCTAAAGAAATTGCAAAAAAACTAACTTCAGGAACATGGACACATGACTATCCTTTAACAGTTAATAAATTGAAAGAGCTTGGCATTGAAGTTAATACAAACGTTCCAAGAAAAGTTTATGAGCTGTTAGAGCTTTATCCACAACCAATGGGTGCAAAGCCATCTGTCTATTACATCCCTATCCCATATAGCAAAAAAGAAAGTGAAAAAAATGCAAAATAA
- the wecB gene encoding non-hydrolyzing UDP-N-acetylglucosamine 2-epimerase: MKLSIILGTRPEIIKLSPIIRILEKTNIDWHIIHTNQHYSENMDKIFFEELNLPKPKYNLNIGSGTHGEQTGRMLIEIERVLLNEKPDVVIVQGDTNTVLAGALTASKLKIDIAHVEAGLRSFDRNMPEEINRVLTDHISSYLFAPTEIAKNNLLKEGIEENKIFVVGNTIVDATLQNLKIAEKNENIKAFFNNIVDNDYFLLTLHRAENVDNKERLKNIVEGIAKITEIYNKTIIFPIHPRTKKRLEEFNLFGKLKSNKKIKIIEPVGYLEFLMLEKNAKIILTDSGGVQEEACILKIPCITLRDNTERPETVEVGANILVGDNKEKLIKAVEIMLNKKRNWKNPFGDGKSGEKIVKILMNNIMDNINE, from the coding sequence ATGAAGCTTTCAATAATCTTAGGGACGAGGCCAGAGATTATAAAGCTCTCTCCAATAATTAGGATTTTAGAAAAAACTAACATAGATTGGCATATCATCCACACTAATCAGCACTACTCTGAAAACATGGATAAAATATTCTTTGAGGAGCTGAATTTACCGAAACCAAAATATAATCTAAATATTGGTTCTGGGACTCATGGAGAGCAGACGGGAAGGATGTTAATAGAGATAGAGAGAGTCCTTTTAAATGAAAAGCCAGATGTTGTTATAGTTCAGGGAGATACAAACACTGTCTTAGCTGGAGCTTTAACTGCCTCTAAATTAAAGATAGATATAGCCCATGTTGAAGCTGGTTTAAGAAGTTTTGACAGGAACATGCCGGAGGAGATAAATAGGGTTTTAACTGACCATATAAGCAGTTATCTCTTTGCTCCAACTGAAATAGCTAAGAATAATTTACTGAAAGAAGGAATTGAAGAAAATAAGATTTTTGTTGTTGGAAATACTATTGTCGATGCTACCTTACAAAATTTAAAGATTGCTGAAAAAAATGAAAACATTAAAGCTTTTTTTAATAATATTGTTGATAATGACTATTTTCTATTAACCCTACACAGGGCTGAAAATGTTGATAATAAAGAAAGATTAAAGAACATAGTGGAAGGGATAGCAAAAATAACTGAAATTTATAATAAAACTATTATTTTCCCAATCCATCCGAGAACTAAGAAAAGATTGGAAGAGTTTAATCTATTTGGTAAATTAAAGAGCAATAAAAAAATAAAAATTATTGAACCAGTTGGCTATTTGGAATTTTTAATGTTGGAGAAGAATGCTAAGATAATTTTAACAGACAGTGGTGGGGTTCAAGAAGAAGCATGTATTTTAAAAATCCCATGCATAACTTTGAGAGACAATACTGAAAGACCAGAAACAGTTGAAGTTGGAGCAAATATTTTAGTTGGTGATAATAAAGAAAAATTAATTAAAGCAGTTGAAATAATGCTCAATAAAAAGAGAAATTGGAAAAATCCATTTGGAGATGGGAAGAGTGGAGAGAAAATTGTGAAAATTCTCATGAATAATATTATGGACAATATTAACGAATAA
- a CDS encoding DUF2085 domain-containing protein — protein sequence MKKYYVLILVSFLIFYLGIFLAPYFAFLGEHSNFWKLISICFYSIYSPICHQMPQRSFFIFGHKMAVCARCFGIYTGFLIGMLIYPFFKKLDDFKIPNRWYLIISSIPMAVDGTTQLIGLRESFNELRFITGFIVGFTITFYILPIFFKLLSKYKIKHANIKIYK from the coding sequence ATGAAAAAATATTATGTACTTATTCTTGTCTCTTTTCTCATTTTCTATTTAGGAATTTTTTTGGCCCCTTATTTTGCATTTTTAGGAGAACATTCAAATTTTTGGAAGTTAATTTCAATATGTTTTTATTCTATATACTCCCCCATATGTCATCAAATGCCACAAAGAAGCTTTTTTATTTTTGGACATAAGATGGCAGTTTGTGCGAGATGTTTTGGAATTTATACAGGCTTTTTAATTGGAATGCTTATTTACCCATTTTTCAAAAAATTAGATGATTTTAAAATCCCCAACAGATGGTATTTAATAATTTCATCAATTCCTATGGCAGTTGATGGAACTACCCAACTAATTGGGTTAAGAGAAAGTTTTAATGAGTTGAGATTTATAACTGGATTTATTGTTGGTTTTACTATAACTTTTTATATTTTACCGATATTCTTTAAGCTTCTATCCAAATATAAAATCAAACATGCCAATATAAAAATTTACAAATAA
- a CDS encoding AAA family ATPase codes for MSKIGFNPIKIKSFSKIKTYDDTLPSLKYVVLEPAGFPIRVSSENVKVSTDDPILFNIYARDQWIGEIVKEGDYLFDNSILPDYAFKVISTYPKEGGMITSETVFKLQTPKKILRTQFKKAKFSEIIGQEEAKKKCRIIMKYLENPKLFGEWAPKNVLFYGPPGTGKTLMARALATETNSSFILVKAPELIGEHVGDASKMIRELYQRASENAPCIVFIDELDAIGLSREYQSLRGDVSEVVNALLTELDGIKENEGVVTIAATNNPAMLDPAIRSRFEEEIEFKLPNDEERLKIMELYAKKMPIPVKANLKEFVEKTKGFSGRDIKEKFLKPALHKAILEDRDYISKEDLEWALKKIVSNRREAPQHLYL; via the coding sequence ATGAGTAAAATTGGATTTAATCCAATAAAAATAAAATCTTTTTCAAAGATTAAAACTTATGATGATACATTACCATCATTAAAGTATGTTGTATTAGAGCCTGCGGGATTCCCAATTAGGGTTAGTAGCGAGAATGTTAAAGTTTCTACTGATGACCCTATATTATTCAACATCTATGCGAGAGACCAGTGGATTGGCGAGATTGTTAAAGAGGGAGATTACTTATTTGATAACTCAATCCTTCCAGATTATGCTTTCAAGGTTATTTCAACTTACCCAAAAGAAGGAGGTATGATTACAAGCGAGACAGTATTTAAATTACAAACTCCTAAAAAAATCCTTAGAACACAGTTTAAAAAAGCTAAGTTCAGCGAGATTATTGGGCAGGAAGAGGCTAAGAAGAAATGTAGGATTATCATGAAGTATTTAGAAAATCCAAAGCTCTTTGGAGAGTGGGCTCCAAAGAATGTATTGTTCTATGGACCTCCAGGAACTGGAAAGACATTGATGGCGAGAGCTTTAGCTACAGAGACTAACTCATCATTCATATTAGTGAAAGCTCCAGAACTTATTGGAGAGCATGTTGGAGATGCCTCTAAAATGATTAGAGAACTCTATCAAAGAGCTTCAGAAAATGCTCCATGTATTGTGTTTATTGATGAGTTAGATGCAATAGGACTTAGTAGAGAGTACCAATCATTGAGAGGAGATGTTTCTGAAGTAGTTAATGCTCTACTAACTGAATTAGATGGAATTAAAGAAAATGAAGGAGTTGTAACTATAGCGGCTACAAATAACCCAGCCATGTTAGACCCGGCAATTAGAAGTAGATTTGAAGAAGAGATTGAGTTCAAATTACCAAATGATGAAGAGAGATTAAAGATTATGGAATTGTATGCTAAAAAGATGCCAATTCCTGTTAAAGCTAATTTAAAAGAATTCGTTGAAAAAACAAAAGGATTTAGTGGTAGAGATATTAAAGAGAAATTCTTAAAGCCAGCACTACATAAGGCTATATTAGAAGATAGAGATTATATTAGTAAAGAAGATTTAGAATGGGCTTTAAAGAAGATTGTAAGTAATAGAAGGGAAGCTCCACAACATCTCTATCTCTAA